A DNA window from Candidatus Protochlamydia naegleriophila contains the following coding sequences:
- a CDS encoding type IV toxin-antitoxin system AbiEi family antitoxin domain-containing protein, translated as MTHSKYEKQLEPFRQVPFFTVEQAENLNVPRHAIAYLVKKGILERIYPGTYRFAEYEPEVDFQWENLGLAAASIPNGVICLISALCYYELTDQVMREIWIAVPHESYAPKRPNTKIIRMRNISLGKTEILLGEYKVKIFDQERCIVDAFRYLSKEIAIKALQRYFKNTTIRVDLKKLGAYAKKLRVDITPYILSYTT; from the coding sequence ATGACCCATTCAAAATATGAAAAACAGTTAGAGCCCTTTCGGCAGGTTCCCTTCTTCACGGTCGAGCAAGCTGAAAATCTAAACGTACCTAGGCACGCAATCGCCTATCTAGTCAAAAAGGGCATTTTAGAAAGGATTTACCCTGGAACATATCGTTTTGCTGAATATGAACCTGAAGTTGATTTTCAATGGGAGAACTTGGGTCTAGCTGCTGCAAGTATTCCCAATGGGGTGATCTGTTTGATTTCCGCCCTCTGCTATTACGAGCTAACGGATCAAGTGATGAGAGAAATTTGGATTGCCGTTCCCCACGAATCTTACGCCCCTAAAAGACCGAATACAAAAATCATTAGGATGCGTAACATCTCTCTAGGAAAAACCGAAATTCTTTTAGGAGAGTATAAGGTTAAAATTTTTGATCAAGAACGCTGCATTGTCGATGCTTTTCGCTATCTTAGCAAAGAAATTGCCATCAAGGCTCTTCAAAGATATTTTAAAAACACTACTATTAGGGTGGATCTAAAAAAATTAGGCGCCTACGCAAAAAAATTACGAGTAGATATCACTCCTTACATCTTATCTTATACAACATGA
- a CDS encoding nucleotidyl transferase AbiEii/AbiGii toxin family protein → MTADLEKSFKAKLRAIAKEKKRDPADLWQTLTLERFLVRLARSKYRDQLVLKGGILLSRYLEIGRETTDLDFLAKKISNQVSSLQTVFEEIAEIDLNDGFIFKEVKASELTHPHMGYPGVEISMMAYFGRTRFKVAIDIGFGDIVEAISYKIKLTNYSKGDLFEESVELACYPKEFIFAEKLETIIHRGSFNSRMKDFHDIFSMISSSTLPSFKSLESIVRVVFEHRETKLLLPISFQEDELVRMQNFWGEYLKNLRTENIEALPLSFSDLLTKINHWLEVNIK, encoded by the coding sequence ATGACAGCAGACTTAGAAAAATCATTTAAAGCTAAGCTTAGAGCTATTGCAAAAGAAAAAAAACGTGATCCTGCAGATCTTTGGCAAACTCTCACATTAGAGCGTTTCCTTGTCCGCTTAGCTCGGTCTAAATATCGAGATCAACTTGTATTGAAAGGAGGCATTCTCCTCTCTAGATACCTAGAGATTGGAAGAGAGACAACCGATTTAGATTTTTTAGCTAAAAAAATCAGTAATCAAGTCTCGTCTTTGCAAACTGTTTTTGAAGAAATAGCGGAGATTGATCTCAATGATGGATTCATCTTTAAAGAAGTTAAGGCTAGCGAATTGACTCATCCTCACATGGGCTATCCTGGCGTAGAAATTTCTATGATGGCTTATTTTGGGCGTACTCGATTTAAGGTGGCGATAGATATCGGTTTTGGAGATATTGTTGAGGCTATTTCGTATAAAATTAAACTCACAAACTATTCAAAAGGTGATCTTTTTGAAGAAAGTGTTGAGCTGGCTTGCTATCCGAAAGAATTCATCTTTGCTGAAAAGTTAGAGACCATCATTCATCGAGGGTCTTTCAATAGCCGTATGAAGGATTTTCATGACATCTTTTCTATGATATCGTCATCTACTCTTCCTTCGTTTAAAAGCTTAGAAAGCATCGTTAGGGTTGTGTTCGAACATCGAGAAACAAAGTTACTTTTGCCAATTTCTTTTCAAGAAGATGAACTCGTCCGCATGCAAAATTTTTGGGGAGAGTATTTGAAGAATTTACGTACAGAAAACATTGAAGCTCTTCCGCTCTCATTTTCCGACCTCTTAACGAAAATAAATCATTGGCTTGAAGTGAATATCAAGTAA
- a CDS encoding DUF5681 domain-containing protein, with protein sequence MPENAGQMQVPGKFRKGQSGNPQGKAKGTKNRATLAAERLLNGDLDNICRKLIDEALTGNVQAIKLVLDRVLPAKRDRDIDVRLPKLQTVDDAVNAMSLIIESVSCGSISPSEGEAMSRVVDAFVKAIQAYDVEKRVLKLEQEVKK encoded by the coding sequence ATGCCTGAAAATGCAGGACAAATGCAGGTACCAGGAAAATTCCGAAAAGGGCAGTCCGGCAACCCACAAGGCAAAGCCAAAGGTACAAAAAATCGGGCTACTCTTGCAGCTGAACGGCTCTTAAACGGTGACTTAGATAACATATGTCGCAAATTAATTGACGAGGCTTTAACTGGTAATGTACAGGCAATCAAGTTGGTTTTAGATCGGGTGTTACCGGCGAAAAGAGATCGAGACATTGATGTTAGACTTCCAAAGCTGCAAACAGTGGATGATGCGGTGAACGCAATGTCGTTGATTATTGAATCTGTAAGTTGTGGAAGCATCTCACCAAGCGAAGGGGAAGCGATGTCTAGAGTCGTTGACGCCTTTGTGAAGGCTATTCAAGCTTATGATGTTGAAAAACGGGTTCTCAAATTAGAGCAAGAGGTAAAGAAATGA
- a CDS encoding AAA family ATPase, with translation MMSKSNPTEKKDAVRAVDGNLINQNPDSIDTKYIQDSPKKQHNAFKIVKGKGVIFTQSVKNTLKQEFGCRFSDCYRLFIGPIAKKGEVQSFLDKSGIEVKLIDIFADLEKGQKVDGLQTRLSILDEEIYTLFKEFIVQAHHYDHTRPYHDFEVEPSPYEPDKPKDDLRFRIENCLYDSAVKRKNLEKERKNLQRSLDLHLQEDVDLQIKGRLEGIKDSSKEFTFVKASDLEISPPKWIIEDYFEENSLAQIFGDPASGKTFIALDLAASIATGKSWMGKEVKKGVVFYIAGEGHNGLSRRLKAWSEYHELVVEDLYISKQPAQFMDENHARTVAEAIRNLSIAHGKPVLIVIDTLARNFGGGDENKTQDMNKFIFSIDVHIRMPFSCCVLIVHHTGHNDKDRARGAMALKGALDAEYCIRKKNELISMTATKMKDSELPPTISFRLSPVSIGILDHKGKNIHSAVLQPASCVNDANLEKIRTLIPETGIKQGDLIIKIKGGLTDISNKKAQELLGQGLTTHWNKEKGDSNASIYKPFFGFPSYKDQETEKPKK, from the coding sequence ATGATGTCAAAATCAAATCCTACCGAAAAAAAAGATGCCGTCCGGGCAGTGGACGGCAATCTTATAAATCAGAATCCTGATTCAATCGACACAAAGTATATCCAAGATAGCCCTAAGAAACAACACAATGCTTTCAAAATCGTGAAAGGAAAAGGTGTTATTTTTACTCAATCTGTAAAAAATACCCTAAAACAAGAATTTGGATGTCGTTTTAGTGATTGCTATAGGCTGTTTATTGGCCCCATTGCAAAGAAGGGTGAAGTTCAATCTTTTTTGGACAAGTCAGGCATTGAAGTTAAGTTGATAGACATTTTCGCCGACCTTGAAAAAGGCCAAAAAGTGGATGGATTGCAAACGCGCTTAAGTATTCTTGATGAAGAAATATACACTTTATTTAAAGAATTTATTGTTCAAGCTCATCATTATGACCATACACGTCCATACCATGACTTTGAAGTTGAACCTAGTCCATATGAACCTGACAAGCCAAAAGATGACCTTAGATTCCGTATAGAAAACTGCCTGTATGATTCTGCCGTAAAAAGAAAGAATCTTGAAAAGGAGCGGAAAAACCTTCAACGTTCTTTAGATTTACACTTGCAAGAAGATGTAGACCTTCAAATAAAAGGAAGATTAGAGGGAATAAAGGATAGTTCAAAAGAGTTCACATTTGTGAAAGCTAGCGATCTTGAAATATCGCCTCCAAAATGGATCATTGAAGATTATTTTGAAGAAAATAGTTTAGCGCAGATTTTTGGAGATCCGGCCTCCGGCAAAACTTTTATTGCATTGGACTTGGCGGCATCGATTGCTACGGGAAAATCATGGATGGGAAAAGAAGTAAAAAAGGGAGTTGTCTTTTATATAGCCGGAGAAGGGCATAACGGTTTGTCACGTCGACTAAAGGCTTGGAGCGAATATCATGAATTAGTTGTAGAAGATTTATACATTAGCAAACAACCCGCCCAATTTATGGATGAAAATCACGCAAGGACTGTTGCCGAGGCAATCCGAAACTTATCAATAGCACATGGTAAGCCCGTGCTTATTGTCATAGATACCCTAGCGCGAAATTTCGGCGGGGGAGATGAAAATAAAACTCAAGACATGAATAAATTTATTTTTTCGATAGATGTGCATATTAGAATGCCTTTTTCGTGCTGCGTGTTGATTGTCCATCACACAGGCCATAATGATAAGGATCGTGCAAGGGGTGCAATGGCTTTAAAAGGTGCTTTGGATGCGGAGTATTGTATTAGAAAAAAGAATGAGTTGATTTCAATGACCGCTACCAAAATGAAGGATTCAGAGCTTCCTCCAACAATTTCGTTTCGTTTGTCCCCCGTCAGCATTGGCATTTTAGACCACAAGGGCAAAAATATTCATAGCGCAGTTCTTCAACCGGCATCTTGCGTAAATGATGCCAATCTTGAAAAAATTAGAACCCTAATTCCCGAAACAGGAATTAAGCAAGGGGATTTGATCATAAAGATCAAAGGCGGATTAACTGATATATCCAATAAAAAGGCTCAAGAGCTATTAGGTCAAGGGTTGACTACTCATTGGAACAAAGAGAAAGGGGACAGTAATGCGTCAATTTATAAGCCGTTTTTCGGTTTTCCATCATATAAGGATCAAGAAACCGAAAAACCAAAGAAATGA
- a CDS encoding helix-turn-helix transcriptional regulator → METQPTPYLKDTQVANRYSVDRSTIWRWVKEGKLPKPCKLGIRSTRWRIVELEQWESSRFSREDK, encoded by the coding sequence GTGGAAACGCAACCTACACCATATTTAAAGGATACGCAAGTTGCCAACCGTTATTCTGTTGACAGGTCTACAATTTGGCGATGGGTCAAGGAAGGAAAATTACCTAAGCCATGTAAGCTTGGGATTAGGTCAACACGATGGCGTATTGTTGAGCTAGAACAATGGGAAAGCTCACGGTTTTCTCGGGAGGATAAATGA
- a CDS encoding tyrosine-type recombinase/integrase produces the protein MKEIIPKTNADDYCQKLQPKEKPYYVRDSQVKGLVLRVKPTGSKSWIFCYTVPCHKRKWRERKKGLGCFKGGRTGVAGVSVKTARTEAERMKHEVRHHGADPVEDKRKRAAEVIREQASRVLVKDLFERWANTDLVNRKDKGAEARRMMLKDVIPSIGELNIKEVRKGHITEITDQLLQRGVNRMAKVVFSLIRQMFRFAVTRDLLEFDPTAAISKTTIGGANVERDRVLSEDEIQELAVKLSSAGLANTATIAIWLVLGTCCRIGELLKARWSHFDHNRKLWRIPHENSKNDREHIVFLSPFTFGLFTQLHAITGEGEWCFPASRLDNHHVCPKTITKQITDRQRSLPNLKNRTKNNAALVLSRGLWKPHDLRRTGATMMTALGVLPEVAERCLNHTEENRVKRIYQRHTYESEMKMAWEKLGKHLETLMGITVDFGVGNG, from the coding sequence ATGAAAGAGATTATTCCGAAAACAAACGCCGATGACTACTGCCAAAAGCTTCAGCCTAAAGAAAAGCCCTATTACGTACGCGATTCACAGGTTAAAGGTCTTGTCTTACGAGTCAAACCAACCGGGTCTAAGTCATGGATTTTTTGTTATACGGTTCCATGCCACAAGCGTAAATGGCGTGAACGGAAAAAAGGACTTGGATGTTTTAAGGGTGGGCGCACTGGTGTTGCAGGAGTCAGCGTCAAAACAGCGCGGACAGAAGCCGAAAGGATGAAGCATGAAGTAAGGCATCATGGAGCAGATCCGGTAGAAGATAAGCGAAAGCGGGCAGCCGAGGTTATTCGCGAACAAGCGAGTCGGGTATTGGTAAAAGATTTATTTGAACGTTGGGCCAACACTGACCTAGTGAACCGCAAAGATAAGGGGGCTGAAGCGCGTCGAATGATGCTAAAGGACGTTATTCCCTCTATAGGAGAACTCAACATTAAAGAAGTCAGAAAGGGTCATATTACTGAAATCACGGATCAACTTTTACAAAGAGGCGTCAACCGAATGGCAAAAGTTGTTTTTAGCCTCATCAGGCAGATGTTTCGATTTGCCGTCACACGAGACCTTCTTGAATTTGATCCTACAGCCGCCATTAGCAAAACGACAATTGGAGGGGCCAATGTTGAACGCGATCGCGTATTAAGTGAGGATGAAATCCAAGAGCTTGCAGTAAAACTTTCATCTGCCGGTTTGGCAAATACAGCAACCATAGCAATTTGGCTTGTGCTTGGCACGTGTTGCCGCATAGGGGAACTCTTGAAAGCACGTTGGAGCCATTTTGACCATAACCGTAAGCTGTGGCGGATTCCTCATGAAAATAGCAAAAATGACCGTGAACACATTGTTTTCCTTTCTCCTTTTACTTTTGGTCTCTTCACTCAACTCCACGCAATCACAGGTGAAGGAGAATGGTGTTTTCCTGCCAGTCGTCTTGATAATCATCATGTTTGCCCTAAAACTATTACCAAGCAAATTACAGACCGTCAACGCTCTTTACCTAATCTCAAGAACCGGACAAAAAATAATGCGGCCCTTGTGCTTTCCCGAGGCCTTTGGAAACCGCATGATTTACGCAGAACGGGCGCTACAATGATGACTGCGCTTGGAGTTCTCCCTGAAGTTGCTGAGCGTTGCCTTAACCATACTGAAGAAAACCGTGTGAAGCGAATTTACCAGCGTCATACCTATGAATCTGAAATGAAAATGGCTTGGGAAAAATTGGGGAAACATCTTGAGACGCTAATGGGAATAACAGTAGATTTTGGAGTGGGAAATGGTTAA
- a CDS encoding aminoglycoside phosphotransferase family protein gives MNSNLFPISSSSYISRFLLFATSHLYSSKTKITAGIAFGAFLLLAATYHFARRKKYATSIVNVDECIKQMLPRGESIQKIEKVEGGFSNNLWRIDTETRSYILRSPKQKNKPSDFIQILETSKKAFTCSISPQILGEDRNNQHMLLEYIEHVPWPAYEENFQPYKATMKALKCFHENMQPYLSTDKKIPYAPFTLIFNESEDLEKSSDMPMHFSIALKKVKIIYERLKPWLKNHATLCHGDFHKGNVLLSKERRLTPFLIDFDSMSIGDPLFDVVKFSVALPQKCRMDMLSEYVGERLPTRQEQAHFELMDLALLMVIVIVRFKSAQYTQGLSQERLTKEEMEKMLDSKEALPSFLIMPFGDTSPKARQKGAVYALGELLKRCEALSFNEALDSFNV, from the coding sequence ATGAATAGTAATCTTTTCCCCATTAGCAGTTCTTCATATATAAGTCGTTTCTTACTTTTTGCTACTTCTCACCTTTATTCTAGCAAAACAAAAATCACTGCAGGAATAGCATTTGGAGCTTTTTTGTTGCTGGCTGCAACTTACCATTTTGCTAGACGAAAAAAATATGCGACTTCAATAGTGAATGTGGACGAATGCATCAAACAAATGTTGCCCCGAGGTGAAAGCATTCAAAAAATTGAAAAAGTAGAAGGGGGCTTCTCTAACAATCTTTGGCGAATTGATACAGAGACAAGGTCCTATATACTTCGCTCACCAAAACAGAAAAACAAACCATCTGATTTCATACAAATTCTTGAAACATCCAAAAAGGCATTTACATGCAGCATATCTCCACAGATTTTAGGCGAAGACAGAAATAATCAGCATATGCTTTTAGAATATATTGAACACGTGCCCTGGCCCGCTTACGAAGAGAATTTCCAACCTTATAAAGCAACAATGAAAGCATTGAAATGCTTTCACGAGAATATGCAACCCTATCTTTCCACAGATAAAAAAATTCCTTATGCACCTTTTACGCTTATTTTTAATGAAAGCGAAGACCTTGAAAAATCATCAGACATGCCTATGCATTTTTCGATAGCATTAAAAAAAGTAAAAATTATCTATGAGCGATTAAAGCCATGGTTAAAGAATCATGCAACTCTTTGCCATGGTGATTTTCACAAAGGAAATGTCCTTCTATCCAAAGAAAGAAGGTTAACACCCTTTCTAATAGATTTTGACTCCATGTCAATTGGTGACCCTCTTTTTGATGTTGTTAAATTCTCCGTAGCGTTGCCTCAAAAATGCCGCATGGATATGCTATCTGAGTATGTTGGAGAGCGTCTTCCAACAAGACAAGAGCAGGCGCATTTTGAATTAATGGATCTTGCACTTCTTATGGTTATAGTAATCGTTCGCTTTAAATCAGCTCAATATACTCAGGGTCTTTCTCAAGAACGTCTAACTAAAGAAGAAATGGAAAAAATGTTGGATTCTAAAGAGGCCCTTCCTTCTTTTCTCATAATGCCTTTTGGTGATACTTCTCCCAAAGCAAGGCAAAAAGGTGCAGTTTATGCATTAGGGGAACTTTTAAAAAGATGCGAAGCATTGTCTTTTAACGAGGCGCTTGATAGCTTTAATGTTTGA